AATAAACAGCGCCATGAAAAATTTGTCGTTCTATGTGCTGGAGCCGGACTTGCGGGCGCGCGGCTACGACCAGGTTCAGGTGATTGATGGCGTCAAACTCATTGACTATCGCGGTTTTGTCGATCTTGTTGTCGAGCATCACAGCGTACAGGCGTGGCTTTGAACCCGACTTGGATTATCCGGCGACACTGGTACCGGCCCGCCACTCGCTTATATCAGCTGATTATGATCCTGGAGATCGACGACAAACTTTACGAGACTGATCCGGAAGGCTATCTCAAGGATATCGAGGCGTGGACGCGAGAGGTCGCGCGCACGATGGCCGGCCGTGACGGCGTGACCCTCACCGAAGAACACTGGGAGGTCATTCATTTTCTGCGCGATTACTACCACGAGTACGGCATCGCGCCGTCGGTGCGCGTGCTGGTTCGCGCGGTCGGCGAGCGTCTGGGTCAGGACAAGGCGAAGAGCGCCTATCTCTACCGGCTGTTTCCCGAAGGTCCCGCCAGGCAGGCCTGCCGATACGCCGGGCTGCCCAAGCCCACTGGATGTGTTTGAACGTAAAGGTCGGTTAACCTTCAACCAGCGGACTGCGGCGTTCGTTCGGTGCGATCTATCGCCACATTGCGTATGAAAATGACCTGCCAACCAATCGACGAGGCCAGCAAATCCGACGC
This genomic stretch from Gammaproteobacteria bacterium harbors:
- a CDS encoding TusE/DsrC/DsvC family sulfur relay protein, which codes for MILEIDDKLYETDPEGYLKDIEAWTREVARTMAGRDGVTLTEEHWEVIHFLRDYYHEYGIAPSVRVLVRAVGERLGQDKAKSAYLYRLFPEGPARQACRYAGLPKPTGCV
- the dsrH gene encoding sulfurtransferase complex subunit TusB; protein product: MTTLHTVNKSPFSHAALESCLRHAITGASILLIEDAVYAALSQTTFVDTINSAMKNLSFYVLEPDLRARGYDQVQVIDGVKLIDYRGFVDLVVEHHSVQAWL